One segment of Trichlorobacter ammonificans DNA contains the following:
- the rlmN gene encoding 23S rRNA (adenine(2503)-C(2))-methyltransferase RlmN translates to MMEKTDLKNLSLPMLEQFLQGQGKERYRATQLFKWLYQQDARTFGEMTNISKTLRAELERTAVISNLEVEAVEVGGDGTRKYLFRLDDGNAVESVLIPDEDHNTLCISSQAGCAMACAFCLTGTFRLTRNLTTAEIVNQIMAVRRDAEVRNIVLMGMGEPLHNLDNVIPALQIMLDGNGLQISNRRLTVSTCGLVPEIERLGREVTVNLAVSLNATTDELRDRIMPVNKRYPIAVLLAALKRFPLPGKRKITIEYVLLGGLNDTPEDARRLVRLLSDIPCKINLIPFNPHEGADFKPPTRAAIDSFHKYLLDRNFTVITRSSRGDDISAACGQLKGRLEPRPVVTIGS, encoded by the coding sequence ATGATGGAAAAGACTGATCTGAAAAATCTTTCCCTGCCGATGCTGGAGCAGTTCCTCCAGGGGCAGGGGAAGGAGCGCTACCGCGCCACCCAATTGTTCAAATGGCTCTACCAGCAGGATGCCCGCACCTTCGGGGAGATGACCAACATCTCCAAGACGCTGCGCGCCGAGCTGGAGCGGACCGCCGTTATCAGCAATCTGGAGGTCGAGGCCGTGGAGGTGGGGGGGGACGGTACCCGCAAGTACCTGTTCCGCCTTGACGACGGCAATGCCGTAGAGAGTGTGCTGATCCCGGACGAGGACCACAACACGCTCTGCATCTCCAGCCAGGCCGGCTGTGCCATGGCCTGCGCCTTTTGCCTCACCGGCACCTTCCGGCTGACCCGCAACCTGACCACCGCCGAGATCGTCAACCAGATCATGGCGGTGCGGCGGGACGCCGAGGTGCGCAACATCGTGCTGATGGGGATGGGGGAGCCGCTGCACAACCTGGACAACGTGATCCCGGCGCTGCAGATCATGCTGGACGGCAACGGCCTGCAGATTTCCAACCGTCGCCTGACTGTCTCCACCTGCGGGCTGGTGCCGGAGATCGAGCGGCTGGGCCGGGAGGTGACGGTGAACCTGGCGGTGTCGCTCAACGCCACCACCGACGAGCTGCGGGACCGGATCATGCCGGTGAACAAGCGGTATCCCATTGCCGTGTTGCTGGCGGCCCTGAAGCGGTTTCCGCTGCCGGGCAAGCGCAAGATCACCATCGAGTACGTGCTGCTCGGGGGCTTGAACGATACGCCGGAGGATGCCAGACGGCTGGTGCGGCTGTTGTCGGACATCCCCTGCAAGATCAACCTGATTCCATTCAACCCCCACGAAGGGGCCGATTTCAAGCCACCCACCAGGGCGGCCATCGACTCCTTCCACAAGTACCTGCTGGACCGCAACTTTACCGTGATTACCCGCAGCAGCCGGGGGGACGACATCTCCGCGGCCTGCGGTCAGTTGAAGGGACGGCTGGAACCGCGTCCGGTCGTGACTATCGGCAGCTAG
- the mtnP gene encoding S-methyl-5'-thioadenosine phosphorylase produces MISIGVIGGSGLYEMEGLEQVEEVAVSTPFGDPSDPYITGVLDGVRLVFLPRHGRGHRYLPSEVNYRANIFGMKTLGVERIISVSAVGSLKEAIAPGHIVIPDQFIDRTKGIRKDTFFGDGIVAHVMFADPVCGCLSETLYQAAQTAGAVTHRGGTYICMEGPAFSTRAESFMYRQLGGDIIGMTNLTEAKLAREAEICYGTIALSTDYDCWHDAHDDVTVEAILEIIHKNVTMAKNIIRHAAAPAAAKRGCCCAATLQNAIISDRARVPAETVAKLGPIVSKYFAQGA; encoded by the coding sequence ATGATCAGTATCGGCGTTATCGGCGGCAGCGGCCTCTACGAAATGGAGGGGCTTGAGCAGGTTGAAGAGGTGGCGGTGAGCACCCCCTTCGGCGATCCTTCCGACCCCTACATCACCGGCGTGCTGGACGGCGTCCGGCTGGTCTTTCTCCCGCGCCACGGGCGGGGACACCGTTACCTCCCCTCGGAGGTCAACTACCGGGCCAACATCTTCGGCATGAAGACGCTGGGGGTGGAGCGGATCATCTCGGTCTCCGCGGTGGGCAGCTTGAAGGAAGCGATCGCGCCGGGCCACATCGTGATCCCCGACCAGTTCATCGACCGCACCAAGGGGATCCGCAAGGATACCTTCTTCGGCGACGGCATCGTCGCCCATGTCATGTTCGCCGACCCGGTCTGCGGCTGCCTGTCCGAAACCCTGTACCAAGCCGCCCAGACGGCCGGGGCGGTCACCCACAGGGGGGGCACCTACATCTGTATGGAGGGACCGGCCTTTTCCACCCGGGCCGAATCGTTCATGTACCGGCAGCTGGGGGGGGACATCATCGGCATGACCAACCTGACCGAGGCCAAGCTGGCCCGGGAAGCGGAGATCTGCTACGGCACCATCGCCCTGTCCACCGACTACGACTGCTGGCACGACGCCCACGACGACGTCACCGTGGAAGCGATCCTGGAGATCATCCACAAGAATGTGACCATGGCCAAGAACATCATCCGGCATGCCGCGGCTCCTGCGGCGGCAAAGCGCGGCTGCTGCTGCGCCGCGACGCTGCAGAACGCCATCATCAGCGACCGGGCGCGGGTTCCGGCGGAAACCGTCGCCAAGCTGGGCCCCATTGTCTCAAAATACTTCGCGCAGGGAGCGTAA
- a CDS encoding PfkB family carbohydrate kinase, with protein sequence MGIVVVGTVAFDTVETPFGKGENVLGGSATYFATSASFFSDVSLVAVVGEDFPEEHVAFLRSRDINLDGLQRIAGKTFHWTGKYGYDLNEAQTLDTQLNVLLQFNPELPAAYRDTDVLFLANIDPELQLQVLDQVKQPKLTACDSMNFWISSKPEALKEVMKRVDIVVINEGEARMLTGEANLVRAARQIIALGCKRLVVKRGEYGVLMFTADTVFAAPALPLEEVFDPTGAGDTFAGGFMGYLANTGDFSEEGLRQALVFGSVMASFNVEDFSLNRLKRLSYPEIEQRYRSFKSLTTFRDIEPLA encoded by the coding sequence ATGGGAATCGTTGTTGTCGGCACCGTTGCCTTTGATACCGTTGAAACCCCTTTCGGCAAGGGAGAGAATGTCCTGGGGGGCTCGGCCACCTATTTCGCCACCTCGGCCAGTTTTTTCAGTGATGTCTCGCTGGTTGCCGTTGTGGGCGAGGATTTTCCGGAAGAACATGTGGCCTTTCTGCGCTCCCGCGATATCAACCTGGATGGCCTGCAGCGGATTGCGGGCAAGACCTTCCACTGGACCGGCAAATACGGCTATGACCTGAACGAGGCCCAGACCCTGGATACCCAGTTGAACGTGCTGCTGCAGTTCAACCCCGAGCTGCCGGCTGCCTACCGGGATACCGACGTGCTGTTCTTGGCCAACATCGATCCCGAGTTGCAACTGCAGGTGCTGGACCAGGTCAAGCAGCCGAAACTGACCGCCTGCGACAGCATGAACTTCTGGATTTCCTCCAAGCCGGAGGCCCTGAAAGAAGTCATGAAGCGGGTGGACATCGTGGTGATCAACGAAGGGGAGGCCCGCATGCTGACCGGCGAGGCCAATCTGGTCAGGGCGGCGCGGCAGATTATTGCCCTGGGCTGCAAGCGGCTGGTGGTGAAGCGGGGGGAGTACGGGGTGCTGATGTTCACCGCCGACACGGTGTTTGCCGCCCCGGCCCTGCCGTTGGAAGAGGTGTTCGACCCCACCGGCGCCGGCGACACCTTTGCCGGCGGCTTCATGGGGTACCTGGCCAACACCGGCGACTTCTCCGAGGAGGGGCTGCGCCAGGCCCTGGTGTTCGGCTCGGTGATGGCCTCCTTCAATGTGGAGGATTTCAGCCTCAACCGGCTGAAGCGGCTCAGCTACCCGGAGATCGAGCAGCGCTACCGCAGCTTCAAGAGCCTGACCACCTTCAGGGATATCGAGCCCCTCGCCTGA
- a CDS encoding tetratricopeptide repeat protein, translating into MVRGSLLPILSLLLILAGCAATSTTGKPATYHYQMGISYLEERNYTAALVELTEAEKLDPSNAELQYHLGRTLIGKQRLDLAEQRFLRALALRPAYSEARNDLGVVYLDLGRWDGAIQQFKAVKDDLFYPQHDHAVINLGLAYLGKGDYGRALEELEALRSASPRNPIVRVAVGRVRFARGELEQAIDEYQKALEIAPNYAAAHFHLGLALMKQSKQAAARASFGEVVRIAPDTEIGRTALRYLELLR; encoded by the coding sequence ATGGTCCGTGGCAGCCTGCTGCCGATTCTGTCCCTTCTCCTCATCCTTGCGGGATGTGCGGCAACCTCCACCACCGGTAAACCGGCTACCTATCATTACCAGATGGGAATTTCCTATCTGGAGGAACGTAACTATACGGCTGCCCTGGTGGAGCTGACGGAGGCAGAGAAGCTCGATCCGTCCAACGCCGAACTGCAGTATCACCTGGGACGGACGCTGATCGGCAAACAGCGGCTCGACCTGGCGGAGCAGCGTTTCCTGCGTGCGCTTGCCCTGCGCCCCGCCTATTCGGAAGCCCGCAATGATCTGGGAGTCGTCTATCTCGACCTGGGGCGCTGGGACGGGGCCATTCAGCAGTTCAAGGCGGTCAAGGACGATCTCTTCTACCCGCAGCACGATCATGCGGTCATCAACCTGGGGTTGGCCTATCTGGGCAAGGGAGACTACGGCAGGGCTCTTGAGGAGCTGGAGGCGCTTCGGTCCGCGTCACCACGGAACCCGATCGTCCGGGTGGCCGTCGGGCGGGTACGTTTTGCCCGGGGGGAGCTGGAGCAGGCGATCGACGAGTACCAGAAGGCTCTAGAGATAGCGCCGAACTATGCCGCTGCCCATTTTCATCTCGGCTTGGCATTGATGAAGCAGAGCAAGCAGGCGGCAGCCAGGGCCTCGTTTGGCGAAGTGGTCAGGATTGCTCCCGATACCGAGATCGGCCGCACAGCCCTCCGGTATCTTGAGCTGCTCAGGTAG
- a CDS encoding helix-turn-helix domain-containing protein, with protein MESCPREPSETNETAASVGERLRHCREAGGHTLEEVAEATKISKTYLRALEEDRFQDLPSPAYFKGFLRLYADYLGINPDDLMARVAECQGSAGETADEAQPEQGGRPWMGGAQRFALPLMLLAALVLSTLLFQPTGREAGQSARPDTPPPAPSPVPRQAVQTPVSSAVVPLPAVTGGEPSPAPAAEELPAPSLQPASGFVVRMKVLKNGTLTVTIDETVSQNYQVTAGDLIEWKAVENLALDISDTAAVELELNGKPLKHQAVPGKSAHLLLGPDGVRL; from the coding sequence ATGGAATCATGCCCCCGCGAACCGTCCGAAACGAACGAAACAGCCGCGTCTGTCGGTGAGCGACTGCGCCACTGCCGTGAGGCGGGCGGCCACACCCTCGAAGAGGTTGCCGAGGCAACCAAGATCAGCAAGACCTACCTGCGGGCCCTTGAGGAAGACCGTTTCCAGGATCTGCCCAGTCCTGCATATTTCAAGGGATTTTTGAGGCTCTACGCCGATTACCTGGGGATCAACCCCGATGACCTGATGGCCCGGGTTGCCGAATGCCAGGGGAGCGCCGGCGAAACCGCCGATGAGGCACAGCCCGAACAGGGCGGCAGGCCATGGATGGGGGGGGCGCAACGCTTTGCCCTGCCGCTGATGCTGCTGGCGGCACTGGTTCTTTCTACCCTGCTCTTCCAGCCGACCGGTCGGGAGGCCGGCCAGTCCGCCCGCCCGGACACGCCACCGCCGGCACCGTCGCCGGTTCCCCGGCAGGCGGTACAGACACCTGTTTCCAGTGCCGTCGTTCCGTTGCCGGCCGTTACCGGCGGTGAGCCGTCCCCGGCTCCTGCCGCCGAGGAGCTGCCGGCACCGTCTTTGCAACCCGCAAGCGGTTTCGTGGTGCGGATGAAGGTGTTGAAAAACGGTACGCTCACCGTTACGATAGACGAAACCGTGTCCCAGAATTATCAGGTCACCGCCGGTGACCTGATCGAATGGAAAGCGGTCGAGAACCTGGCTCTGGATATCTCGGATACTGCTGCCGTTGAACTGGAGCTGAACGGCAAGCCACTCAAGCACCAGGCCGTGCCGGGAAAATCCGCCCACCTGCTGCTGGGACCGGACGGAGTCCGCCTCTGA
- a CDS encoding GAF domain-containing protein, giving the protein MQIAARCRKCGKVMNSQRIDNYRVKMTCSCGFSDYRTVAERSKTVNPYYHKASFTPMIDSSRETMALTMQRANREHMEILSLEEISMLVSSDYDLPEVLSSVAEKLARQLKASVCNIYLAEGDSLVLTATYGFDPGHIGKIRIKIGEGITGNVAKTMQPLNLSNASQDPRYKVFAELNEEKYNSMLSFPIADKQDVYGVINVQTTSMRTFPDDEIFFVSIIANLILSAIKLRRTAARRADARSGVAAA; this is encoded by the coding sequence ATGCAGATAGCAGCCCGCTGCCGCAAGTGCGGCAAGGTCATGAACAGCCAGCGTATCGACAACTACCGGGTCAAGATGACCTGCTCCTGCGGATTTTCCGACTACCGTACCGTTGCCGAGCGCAGCAAGACGGTCAATCCCTACTACCATAAGGCAAGCTTCACCCCGATGATCGACAGCAGCCGCGAGACCATGGCCCTGACCATGCAGCGGGCCAACCGCGAGCATATGGAGATCCTTTCCCTGGAAGAGATCAGCATGCTGGTCTCGTCGGACTACGATCTGCCGGAGGTGTTGAGTTCGGTGGCGGAAAAGCTGGCGCGGCAGCTGAAAGCCAGCGTCTGTAACATCTATCTGGCGGAGGGGGACAGCCTGGTGCTGACCGCCACCTATGGTTTCGACCCCGGCCATATCGGCAAGATCAGGATCAAGATCGGTGAGGGGATCACCGGCAACGTGGCCAAGACCATGCAGCCGCTCAATCTCTCCAACGCCAGCCAGGACCCCCGCTACAAGGTATTTGCCGAGCTGAACGAAGAGAAGTACAACTCCATGCTTTCCTTCCCGATTGCCGACAAGCAGGATGTCTACGGGGTCATCAACGTCCAGACCACCTCCATGCGCACCTTCCCCGACGACGAGATATTCTTCGTCTCCATTATCGCCAATCTGATCCTTTCCGCCATCAAGCTCCGCCGCACCGCCGCCCGGCGTGCCGACGCCAGGAGCGGAGTGGCCGCCGCTTGA